The Pontibacter pudoricolor genome contains a region encoding:
- a CDS encoding arginase family protein encodes MIQLIGVPTFAGALHPGTDETPAALRKHGLKETIEKSGIEVSDFGDLALPAYLPRHNTAPVRNWPSPRMVWETIVEQGSKWFDPEKFNLLLGGDCSIVVGVADHLTKLYGDKLYVLVIDAHVDVVKPDPNVCVGAAAMGLWFLTNENLLWQKPATINPEQITVLACQNPPSEPYGIQTITLEQLRINLQETIAAVLSSIPEDGRILIHFDVDSVGRDEMPAAYAPSETGLTIAEVRELLTSLVADPRTIAMEVTEFSAVKDENGSNVRSLVALLADAVSVGMKIRKAAVL; translated from the coding sequence ATGATCCAACTCATTGGTGTGCCCACTTTTGCCGGCGCTCTTCACCCCGGAACCGATGAAACCCCGGCAGCTTTGCGCAAACATGGCTTGAAAGAAACGATAGAAAAGTCAGGTATTGAAGTCTCTGATTTTGGAGACTTGGCGTTGCCGGCTTACCTGCCAAGGCATAACACGGCTCCGGTGCGTAACTGGCCCTCTCCGCGGATGGTCTGGGAAACTATAGTGGAGCAAGGCAGTAAGTGGTTCGATCCTGAAAAGTTTAACCTATTGCTGGGCGGTGACTGTAGTATAGTTGTCGGTGTAGCAGATCATCTAACAAAACTATACGGTGATAAACTATACGTGCTGGTGATAGATGCACATGTGGATGTAGTAAAGCCTGACCCGAATGTTTGTGTAGGTGCGGCGGCAATGGGCCTGTGGTTTTTAACGAACGAGAACCTATTGTGGCAAAAGCCTGCAACTATAAACCCGGAGCAAATAACTGTTCTTGCCTGTCAGAATCCGCCTTCCGAACCGTACGGCATTCAAACTATAACCCTAGAGCAACTTCGCATTAATCTGCAAGAAACTATAGCTGCTGTACTTTCGAGCATTCCGGAAGATGGCAGGATCCTGATCCATTTTGATGTGGATAGTGTTGGCAGAGACGAAATGCCAGCTGCCTACGCACCTAGCGAAACCGGGTTAACTATAGCTGAAGTCCGCGAATTATTGACCAGCCTTGTAGCCGACCCTCGCACTATAGCTATGGAAGTGACAGAGTTTTCGGCTGTAAAAGATGAGAATGGTAGTAATGTCCGGAGTTTAGTAGCGTTACTTGCTGATGCTGTGAGTGTGGGAATGAAGATAAGGAAAGCTGCGGTGTTATAG
- a CDS encoding DUF5522 domain-containing protein produces the protein MQPLKEGEDYYLNEQGLMVFTAKFHLKRGYCCQSGCRHCPYGFRKKQHETDKDKDKL, from the coding sequence ATGCAGCCGCTAAAAGAAGGTGAAGATTATTATTTAAACGAGCAGGGGCTGATGGTTTTTACAGCAAAATTCCACCTGAAACGCGGATACTGCTGTCAGAGCGGATGCCGCCATTGCCCCTATGGTTTCCGGAAAAAGCAACACGAAACCGATAAGGACAAAGATAAACTATAG